One Hordeum vulgare subsp. vulgare chromosome 4H, MorexV3_pseudomolecules_assembly, whole genome shotgun sequence DNA window includes the following coding sequences:
- the LOC123446845 gene encoding putative cysteine proteinase inhibitor 7 has product MRTSLLLLIVAGTLYAVTKLGVALDGPWTPIMHTSDPHVHDLGNWTVVKHGKVANDGLRFQKVVCGAVQIVAEGMNYRLTIQALQVGVKVGMYKAEVFEKESPFITIRKLISFRRANQAIDLEH; this is encoded by the coding sequence ATGAGGaccagcctcctcctcctcattgttGCTGGAACCCTCTATGCCGTCACTAAGCTTGGAGTGGCGCTCGATGGACCCTGGACTCCGATCATGCACACAAGCGACCCACATGTCCACGACCTCGGCAACTGGACGGTTGTGAAGCATGGCAAGGTTGCCAACGATGGGCTCAGGTTCCAAAAGGTGGTGTGCGGTGCGGTGCAGATCGTGGCCGAGGGCATGAACTACCGGCTTACTATCCAAGCATTGCAGGTTGGTGTCAAGGTTGGCATGTACAAGGCAGAGGTGTTCGAGAAGGAATCACCGTTCATCACCATCCGCAAGCTCATCTCCTTTCGCCGGGCCAACCAAGCGATCGATTTAGAGCATTAG
- the LOC123446846 gene encoding putative cysteine proteinase inhibitor 7 has translation MRTSLLLLIVAGTLYAVTKPGVALDGPWTPIMHTSDPHVHDLGNWTVVKHGKVANDGLRFQKVVCGAVQIVAEGMNYRLTIQALQVGVKVGMYKAEVFEKESPFITIRKLISFRRANQAIDLEH, from the coding sequence ATGAGGaccagcctcctcctcctcattgttGCTGGAACCCTCTATGCCGTCACTAAGCCTGGAGTGGCGCTCGATGGACCCTGGACTCCGATCATGCACACCAGCGACCCACATGTCCACGACCTCGGCAACTGGACGGTTGTGAAGCATGGCAAGGTTGCCAACGATGGGCTCAGGTTCCAAAAGGTGGTGTGCGGTGCGGTGCAGATCGTGGCCGAGGGCATGAACTACCGGCTTACTATCCAAGCATTGCAGGTTGGTGTCAAGGTTGGCATGTACAAGGCAGAGGTGTTCGAGAAGGAATCACCGTTCATCACCATCCGCAAGCTCATCTCCTTTCGCCGGGCCAACCAAGCGATCGATTTGGAGCATTAG